The sequence below is a genomic window from Abditibacteriota bacterium.
ACCCTGACAAGTGCCGTGGGGATCAGGGGCTACTTTCTGACCAGCGCCAACGACTATCCCGGCAGGGATCCCGCCGATTGGGTCCTGGAGGGCTCCGCCGACGGCGTGAGCTGGCAGGCTCTGGACAGCAGGCAGGACGAAGCCTTTGGGGAACGGTTTGAAAAAAAGACCTACCCAGTGGAGGATGCCCCCGTATTCAGATATTACCGTCTGAGAGTGACCAGCCGGCAGGAACCGGAGATACAGCCCGGCTACACCCAGCTGGCCTCCTTTGAGCTCATCACCGATACAGCCGGCAACGAGCCTGTGAAGACAGACGGCATGACCGTGTCTGTCAAAAACGCGCCGGTGCACTCCTGGATCAACGGAGGCGGAGGCTGGAAGGGCAGCGCCTGTCTGGAGATCCGCGGATCCCACACGGGCCCGGCCATGTGCAGCGCCGCGCTCCGGGAGGGCCTGGGGCAAAGGGTCCAAAAGGACACCGTGTTCTCCTACATGATCCTGCCGGACTATCTGGGAGAGTATGACTTTGACCACGTGAGCCAGTATGCGGCTCTGGATCTGGTGTTTACCGACGGCACCACTCTGTCCTCTCTCGGAGCAAAGGACCGGGATCTCTTTGGCATGTCTGCCCGGGAGCAGGGCGGCGCCAAGAGGATGATCACAGGCAACTGGAACAGGATCACCTGCGACGCCGGCAAATATGCAGCCGGGAAGACCATTGACAAGATCGTCGTCGTGTATGACAACCCGAACCGCTACGACGGCGAGAGGAGCTTTCTCACCTATTTTGACGACGTGGACATCCGGGAGGAGGCTCCCCGCGCGGGGCTGACTCCGGCGGACTATATAGTCACCACCCGGGGCACCAATGACAACCTGTTCATGACCAGGGGCCTCACCTTCCCCGCGGTGTGCGTGCCCAACAGCTTCAACTTCTGGACCGCCTCCACCTCCTACAGGGACGGCCAGCTCTACAAGTATCAGCCCGACAGCAAGATCACCCATTTTATGTCCTCCCATCAGGCCTCCTTCCATCTGGGGGACCACGGCAACTTCATGTTCATGCCGGTGGACGTGGCTCTTGAGGAGGCCACGGCGGACAACTGCAACGTGGGGGCCCGGGCCCGCAGCTTTGACTTTGACGGACAGACGGCGAGAGCCCACTATTACGGAGTCACTCTGGACAACGGCGTTGTATGCGAGCTGACTCCCACCAGCCACGCAGCCGCCGCCCGGTTCACTTTTCCGGAGGGGGTCAAGAGCTCTCTGGTCCTGGACTGCTGCAGCGGAGGCTTTGAAAACGGCAGGCTGACCATCGCCCGGGACGGCAGCTTCAGCGGCTACCTCAACACCCATTACGGCGCCGCCTACGGCACCCCCGGCATCTACGTGTACGGCCGGTTTGACGCGCCGGTAAAGGGCTCCAAAAAGCTGACGGACGACAGCATCATGACCTGCGTGGCCTTTGACAAGTCCACGGTGACCATGTATCTGGCCACCAGCTATCTGAGCCCGGAGCAGGCCCGGAAGAACCTGTCCATGGAGATAGGCAGCGGCACCTTTGACTCGGTGCGCAACTCCGCCAAGAGGCTGTGGAACAGCCTGCTGGGCCGGGTGCAGATAGAGGGAGCCACTCCCCACCAGCTCACCAGCTTTTATTCCGGCATGTATCGTATGCTCATGTATCCCACCACTCTGGCGGAGAACACGGGTACTCCGGAGAAGCCCCACTGGGTCTATGCTTCTCCCTACACCAGCGAGCCGGAGAAGCCGGACGTCAGAGAAGGGGTCATGAACACCTCCAACGGCTTTTGGGACACCTACCGCACCGCCTGGTCCGCCTACGCCCTGCTGTTCCCCGACAAGGCGGGGGGGCTGATAGACGGCATCACAGAGCACTACAACGCCTGCGGCTTCATCCCCAAGTGGGTGGCTCCCGCGGGAGTGGAGTGTATGGTGGGCACCAGCTCCGACGTGATCTGCGCCGACCTGATGCTCAAGGGCATCAAATTCAACAGGGAAAGGGCATATCTGGCCGCCCTCCGCAACGGCTCCTGCGACCCTCTGGGCTCCTTTGGCAGGCCGGAGATGTTCCGGGCCCGCTACAAGGGCTACGGCGAGAGCATGGGCTGGAGCTGGATGGCCGACAACTGCATCAACGACGCGGGCATAGCCCAGATGGCCCGGCTCATGGGCCTGCCGGACGACGAGGCCTACTTCAACAGGACCGCAGTGAACTACACCCACATGTTCAACCGGGATATAGGACTGGGCTTCTTTATGACCCATTATTTCGACGGCCGGTGGAAGGCGGACAAGGACACCTTTGATCCCTGGTACTGGCACGGAGATTACGTGGAAAGCAACGGCTGGGGTATGAGAGTCACGGTGCCTCATGACGGCAACGGCCTGGCCTGGCTCTACGGCGGCCGGGACAAGCTGGGGCAGGCCATAGACGAGATCATGGCCGCCGACGAGGACTTTCATCATTCCGGCAGACAGCACGAGATGTATGAGGCCAGAGAGGTGCGCATGGGCCAGTATATGCACAACAACCAGCAGGCCCACCACACCCTGTATATGTATCTCTTTGCCAACGAGGCTCCCAAGACACAGAAATACGTGCGGGAGGTGCTCTCGCGGCTGTATCTGGGCAGCGATGCCGGACAGGGATACCTGGGGGACGAGGACAACGGCGAGCAATCCTGCTGGTATATCCTGAGCTCTCTGGGCATCTATCCCCTGAGCCTGGCCGGCGGCGAATACGCCATAGGCTCACCCCTCTTTGACCGGGTCACTCTGGACCTGCCTACGGGCAAGGTGGTCATAGAGGCCAAAAACAACAGCCCGGAGAACTGCTACGTGCAGAGCCTGGCCATAGACGGCAAGGCCTGGAACAGGGTCACCATCCCCCACAGCGTGTTTGTAAAGGCCCGGCGCATCACCTTTACCATGGGGCCCCGGCCCTCCGACTGGGGCAGGAACACCTATCCTGTCAGCATCACCAAGGAGCTGGCGGAGCCCCTGGGTACCGTGGACCTGACCACATCGAGCGACCGGGGAGAGCTCACGGACGACGACTCCAACACCGTGTGCCGGATAGACGGTCAGGCCTCTCTGACCGCAAAGGAGGAGAAGGCCAACCTGCTGACCCTGACCTGCGACACGCCGGAAAACGCTCCCCGGGAGTTTGCCCTCTACGGAGTGGCGGAGGAAGGCGAGCGGGTGCTCCTGGAGCAGAGAAAGAACATCAGATATGAATGGCCCAAGCAGCTCAAGCCCTTTATCATCCACAAGCCGGGAGCCTACAGTCAGTATATCCTGGAAATAAAGGGCGACGTGGCAGAGGCCGAGCTTTTGAAGTGATATGAAAAGACTTATCTTTTGCATTTGTATGCTGTGCCTTGCGGCGGAGGTGTCCGCCGCAGGCTTTTTTGCAGGCTTTGACACGGACAAGGGCTTCAGGAAGGACGCTGCCGAGGAGAGCAGGGGCGTCACCCACACCGACGCGCCCGGAGTGTTTGAAGAAGTGTTCATCAGCCCCGCCATCTCCATACAGGAGGGCATCGACAGGCTCTTCGACGGTGACGTGAACACCAAATACGTGACCAACACCCGGCCCGCGGAATTCAAGTTTCGCCTGAAAGCGCCCTGGGAGCTGAAGAGCTATCATATGACCTCGGCCAACGACTACCCCAACAGGGACCCCGGGTCCTGGGTGCTGGAGGGCTCCGCAGACGGTGAGAGCTGGCAGACCCTGCACACTGTCACCGGCCACGAGTTCAAAGAGCGCTACGAAAAGGCTGTCTTTGACGTGGAAAGCCCCGGCGTCTACCTGTGGTACCGCTTTGGGAAGGTGCTCTCCCGGAGCATGGTGCCCGACGGATATATCCAGCTGTCCGAGTTCGGCATGGATCTGCCGGACAAGCTGGAGATCGATCCCGCTCCGGGCATGACCACCCGCATAGTGCAGGGAGTGGCCGACTGCTGGACCGGCAACGTGGGCACGGGCTGGAGCGGCCCCGGTTGTCTGGAGATAGCGGGCACCGTGTCCGCCTCGGCTCCGGGGAGATGCGTCAACAGAGTGTTTGAGGATCTGAATATCCCGGTGGGCCGGAACACCCGTTTTTCTTTTTGCATACTGCCCTTTTATCGGGGAGACTTTGACTTTTCCCATGCCAACAAATACGTGAGCCTGGACCTGCGGTTCACCGACGGCACCCTGCTGTCGGAGACCGGGGCCCTGGACCGGGACGGCTTTCTCATGGGCGGCCGGGGCCAGGGAGAAGCCCGGCGCACCTTTACCGGACAGTGGAATTACATCAGCTGCGACCTGGGTGCTCTGGCGGGCAAGACCGTGAAGGATATACTGGCTGTGTATGACCGGGAGACCGGAGCGCAGCAGGGCGAGAGCTTTTTGGTGTATGCCGACGATATCAGGATAGAGGACGTGAAGCCGGTCAGGAGGGAGACCCCTGCGGACTGGGTGGACACCACCCGGGGCTCCAACGACAGCTTTGTATATACCCGGGGGCTGCACTATCCCGCCTGCTGCCTGCCCAACTGCTTCACAGCCTGGACTCCCTCCACCACCGACGGACAGAGGCGCATATACGCCTATCAGCCCGGGAACAAGATCACCCATTTTATGTCGGGCCACGCCGTCAACTACTGTCTGGGAGACCACGGCAACTTTATGGTGATGCCCAACTGCGATCTGGACGCCGCCTCCTGCGAGCCCGCCGACGCCGACGTGTGGCGCCGGGGCTCCGAGTTTGACCGGGAGACCGAGGCCGCCCGGGCCCACGGCTATTCCGTGACCCTGAAAAGGGGCAATATCCGGGTGGAGATGGCTCCCACCATGCGCTGCGGCTATTTCCGCTTTACCTTTGACGGCCAGGAGACCCCCAACGTGATACTGGACAGCATGAACTCCGAGGTGCAGGCCCACGGCAGGATCACCTTCAACCCGGACGGCTCCTTTGACGCCTTTACGGACCAGTATTCGGATCAGGGGAAGGGCATGCCGGGCCTGTACGTCCACGGCGTGTTCAGCGTGAAGCCCACTCTCAGCCGGCGCCTGTCGGAGGATTCGCCTCTCTCCATAGCGGCCTTTCCCGCCGGCACCCGGACCCTGACCCTGAAGATAGGCACCAGCTACATCAGCTGCGCCCAGGCCGCCAAAAACCTGGCGGAGGAGACGGGCTCCATGGGCTTTGACGCCGTGCGCAACAGGGCCAGGGCAGTGTGGAACGAGCTCCTGGGGCGGGTGAAGATAGACGTCCGGGGCGAGAACGTGACGGACAACTACCTCACCACCTTTTATTCCTGCATGTACAGGCTGTTCCGGTTCCCCACCACCCTGACGGAAAACACGGGGACCGCCTCAAGGCCCGAGTGGAGCTACACCTCCCCCTACGCCAGCGGAGTGGACAAGCCCCGGGTGTTCCCCGGAGACATGCGCACCTCCAACGGCTTCTGGGACAACTACCGCACCACCTGGCCCGCCTACGCCATACTGGCTCCGGAAAAGGATACGGAGGCCCTCAACGGCATACTCATGCACTACAGGGAGACGGGCTGGCTGGCCAAATGGCTGTGCCCCCGGGGCATAGACTGCATGGTGGGCTCCTCCTCGGACATCATCTGCGCCGAGGCCATGGTAAAGGGCATAGAGTTTGACCGGGACACCGCCTTTGAGTGCGCCCTGAAAAACGCCACCGTGGTGCCCCCCGAGGCCATGGGCCGGGCCGGCATGACCTACTATCCCTTCATAGGCCACGTGGCCACCGCCGGCTATTCCTGGATGATAGAGGACAGCGTCAACGACTACGGCATCAGCCGTATGGCGGAGATACTGGGCCACGAGGACGAGGCGGAATACTTCCGCCGCACGGCGGCCTTTTACAGCAATATGTTCAACCCGGAGATAGGGTATTTCGTATCCCGGTATCCCTCGGGGGACTGGGTGAGGACCAAGGACAACTTTGACCCCTTCCTGTGGGACGACGGCTTTGCCGAGAGCAACGCCTGGGGGGCCTGCGTGTCCGCCGTCCACGACGGCGAGGGTCTCTGCGGCCTCTACGGCGGCCGGGAGGGCCTGACGAGGCGCCTCAACGACATATTTGCCGCCGACTGCCACTACGCAAGAGGCTTCGTCACCCATGAGAACTTTGAGGCCAGGGACCTGAGGATGGGCCAGTTTCAGCACAACAACCAGCCCAGC
It includes:
- a CDS encoding GH92 family glycosyl hydrolase, encoding MIKTAAAIWLVLASCMVLGFSWSFEKDETAPDSSITDCKGVYRIVGSGFGDLVEEMDASPAGVLDEGPRNLLDGSPDTKYITGSMPLEIAYTLTSAVGIRGYFLTSANDYPGRDPADWVLEGSADGVSWQALDSRQDEAFGERFEKKTYPVEDAPVFRYYRLRVTSRQEPEIQPGYTQLASFELITDTAGNEPVKTDGMTVSVKNAPVHSWINGGGGWKGSACLEIRGSHTGPAMCSAALREGLGQRVQKDTVFSYMILPDYLGEYDFDHVSQYAALDLVFTDGTTLSSLGAKDRDLFGMSAREQGGAKRMITGNWNRITCDAGKYAAGKTIDKIVVVYDNPNRYDGERSFLTYFDDVDIREEAPRAGLTPADYIVTTRGTNDNLFMTRGLTFPAVCVPNSFNFWTASTSYRDGQLYKYQPDSKITHFMSSHQASFHLGDHGNFMFMPVDVALEEATADNCNVGARARSFDFDGQTARAHYYGVTLDNGVVCELTPTSHAAAARFTFPEGVKSSLVLDCCSGGFENGRLTIARDGSFSGYLNTHYGAAYGTPGIYVYGRFDAPVKGSKKLTDDSIMTCVAFDKSTVTMYLATSYLSPEQARKNLSMEIGSGTFDSVRNSAKRLWNSLLGRVQIEGATPHQLTSFYSGMYRMLMYPTTLAENTGTPEKPHWVYASPYTSEPEKPDVREGVMNTSNGFWDTYRTAWSAYALLFPDKAGGLIDGITEHYNACGFIPKWVAPAGVECMVGTSSDVICADLMLKGIKFNRERAYLAALRNGSCDPLGSFGRPEMFRARYKGYGESMGWSWMADNCINDAGIAQMARLMGLPDDEAYFNRTAVNYTHMFNRDIGLGFFMTHYFDGRWKADKDTFDPWYWHGDYVESNGWGMRVTVPHDGNGLAWLYGGRDKLGQAIDEIMAADEDFHHSGRQHEMYEAREVRMGQYMHNNQQAHHTLYMYLFANEAPKTQKYVREVLSRLYLGSDAGQGYLGDEDNGEQSCWYILSSLGIYPLSLAGGEYAIGSPLFDRVTLDLPTGKVVIEAKNNSPENCYVQSLAIDGKAWNRVTIPHSVFVKARRITFTMGPRPSDWGRNTYPVSITKELAEPLGTVDLTTSSDRGELTDDDSNTVCRIDGQASLTAKEEKANLLTLTCDTPENAPREFALYGVAEEGERVLLEQRKNIRYEWPKQLKPFIIHKPGAYSQYILEIKGDVAEAELLK
- a CDS encoding GH92 family glycosyl hydrolase, encoding MKRLIFCICMLCLAAEVSAAGFFAGFDTDKGFRKDAAEESRGVTHTDAPGVFEEVFISPAISIQEGIDRLFDGDVNTKYVTNTRPAEFKFRLKAPWELKSYHMTSANDYPNRDPGSWVLEGSADGESWQTLHTVTGHEFKERYEKAVFDVESPGVYLWYRFGKVLSRSMVPDGYIQLSEFGMDLPDKLEIDPAPGMTTRIVQGVADCWTGNVGTGWSGPGCLEIAGTVSASAPGRCVNRVFEDLNIPVGRNTRFSFCILPFYRGDFDFSHANKYVSLDLRFTDGTLLSETGALDRDGFLMGGRGQGEARRTFTGQWNYISCDLGALAGKTVKDILAVYDRETGAQQGESFLVYADDIRIEDVKPVRRETPADWVDTTRGSNDSFVYTRGLHYPACCLPNCFTAWTPSTTDGQRRIYAYQPGNKITHFMSGHAVNYCLGDHGNFMVMPNCDLDAASCEPADADVWRRGSEFDRETEAARAHGYSVTLKRGNIRVEMAPTMRCGYFRFTFDGQETPNVILDSMNSEVQAHGRITFNPDGSFDAFTDQYSDQGKGMPGLYVHGVFSVKPTLSRRLSEDSPLSIAAFPAGTRTLTLKIGTSYISCAQAAKNLAEETGSMGFDAVRNRARAVWNELLGRVKIDVRGENVTDNYLTTFYSCMYRLFRFPTTLTENTGTASRPEWSYTSPYASGVDKPRVFPGDMRTSNGFWDNYRTTWPAYAILAPEKDTEALNGILMHYRETGWLAKWLCPRGIDCMVGSSSDIICAEAMVKGIEFDRDTAFECALKNATVVPPEAMGRAGMTYYPFIGHVATAGYSWMIEDSVNDYGISRMAEILGHEDEAEYFRRTAAFYSNMFNPEIGYFVSRYPSGDWVRTKDNFDPFLWDDGFAESNAWGACVSAVHDGEGLCGLYGGREGLTRRLNDIFAADCHYARGFVTHENFEARDLRMGQFQHNNQPSQHIPYMYAFTDEKYKTQALTREILRRLYVGADFGQGYTGDEDNGEQSGWFILSSLGFYALNPGSGEYVITSPLFDRVTLDLPTGRLVVEAKNNKTENTYIQSVTVDGKPWNSIVIDHKTLLGAKRIVFDMGPRPSDWAKGTYPVSLTPRGEKPAPWQDLLPAGGFYADNTSDTVGAVSEPVTVTLAEPQKAAMVTICSADRQKAPKAFRLYGSRDGEQWTLLEERQDISFKWDKQIKPFLVHKPGLYSRYRLELEGEVAEIELLK